The following proteins are encoded in a genomic region of Rhodanobacteraceae bacterium:
- a CDS encoding sensor domain-containing phosphodiesterase, which translates to MTTFLEAMAGLLALALVLAMHARRRAARQAREASERSDRYHAALVDLLRGDFAGLDEMLDRLMCCVRDMLGVERVSLWLFDETRSAIVRRSLLQRDPQCAAGPARLDGASHPRYFAAVLQEFVIAANEAANDPRTSEFGPDYLRPLGIGAMLDVPLRRFGEHIGLICIEHQGGPRTWTREDQEFANAIAAQITFAFEHDEHRKAREALLARTLYDQDTGLPNAVFLRDRIAATLAATQACALILAHLPRMPLVLASRGRDLADAVVRAVAERWSVLASEERVLARTSRDEFALFLPGEAHMRAAQGWASRLCAALAEPLRLGDEPFRVDVTVGIASCQSGETVDADDLIAEASSAMRAAGAGAVSVFDPEMRKHAHRRLEIEQALRQAIDQRAFETWVQPVVDLVERRVVAVEALLRWRDPVLGVLAPAAFLDEAIDSGLIVPIGRQAMASTIGMYAQVRGELGEHVRLALNLAAPELLAEDLDPFLLECLERHRVPVEQVIVEVTETSLVQDLDRAQRTLEHWRAAGARICLDDFGTGFSSLMWLKRFPITQIKIESSFVRGIGHDARDEAIVQSVVSLGDRLGQEIVAEGVEHPGQLQILRALGVRKIQGYLFSEPFPARELSAARLRECLGPLDPAVAAIPAQG; encoded by the coding sequence ATGACCACGTTTCTCGAAGCAATGGCGGGGTTGCTGGCGCTCGCACTGGTCCTGGCCATGCATGCGCGTCGACGCGCTGCGCGTCAGGCACGGGAAGCCAGCGAACGCTCCGACCGCTACCATGCGGCGCTCGTCGATCTGTTGCGCGGCGATTTCGCTGGCCTCGACGAGATGCTCGACCGGCTGATGTGCTGCGTCCGCGACATGCTCGGAGTGGAGCGCGTCAGCCTCTGGCTGTTCGATGAAACGCGTAGCGCGATCGTTCGCCGTTCGCTGCTGCAGCGCGATCCGCAGTGCGCGGCCGGACCGGCGCGCCTCGATGGCGCCAGCCACCCGCGGTACTTCGCGGCGGTGCTGCAGGAGTTCGTGATCGCCGCGAACGAAGCCGCCAACGACCCGCGCACCTCGGAGTTTGGCCCGGACTACCTGCGTCCACTGGGCATCGGTGCCATGCTCGATGTGCCCTTGCGACGTTTCGGCGAGCACATCGGCCTGATCTGCATCGAGCACCAGGGCGGCCCGCGCACCTGGACCCGCGAGGACCAGGAGTTTGCCAACGCGATCGCCGCCCAGATCACGTTCGCGTTCGAACACGACGAACACCGCAAGGCGCGCGAGGCGCTGCTCGCGCGAACGCTCTACGACCAGGACACCGGGCTGCCCAACGCGGTGTTCCTGCGCGACCGCATTGCGGCGACGCTGGCCGCGACCCAAGCCTGCGCGCTAATCCTCGCGCACTTGCCGCGCATGCCATTGGTGCTGGCCTCGCGTGGCCGCGACCTGGCCGATGCGGTGGTTCGCGCGGTGGCCGAGCGCTGGTCCGTGCTGGCCAGCGAGGAGCGCGTCCTGGCGCGAACCAGCCGCGACGAGTTTGCCCTGTTCCTGCCCGGCGAAGCGCACATGCGGGCCGCGCAGGGCTGGGCTTCCCGGCTTTGCGCCGCACTGGCCGAACCGCTGCGGCTGGGCGATGAGCCGTTCCGGGTCGATGTCACGGTCGGAATCGCGAGCTGCCAGTCCGGCGAAACCGTCGATGCCGACGACCTGATCGCCGAAGCCAGTTCGGCAATGCGCGCCGCGGGCGCGGGCGCGGTCTCGGTATTCGATCCGGAAATGCGCAAGCATGCGCACCGGCGCCTGGAAATCGAACAAGCCTTGCGCCAGGCGATCGACCAACGGGCCTTCGAGACCTGGGTGCAGCCGGTGGTCGACCTGGTCGAACGCCGGGTGGTCGCGGTGGAGGCGCTGCTGCGCTGGCGCGACCCGGTGCTTGGGGTCCTGGCGCCGGCAGCCTTCCTCGACGAGGCCATCGACAGCGGCCTGATCGTGCCGATCGGACGCCAGGCGATGGCCAGCACGATCGGCATGTACGCACAGGTGCGCGGCGAACTGGGCGAGCACGTGCGGCTGGCGCTCAACCTGGCGGCGCCGGAGCTGCTGGCGGAGGACCTGGACCCGTTCCTGCTGGAATGCCTGGAAAGGCACCGGGTGCCGGTGGAACAGGTCATCGTCGAGGTTACCGAGACCTCGCTGGTACAGGACCTGGACCGCGCCCAGCGCACCCTGGAGCACTGGCGCGCAGCCGGGGCCCGCATCTGCCTGGACGATTTCGGCACCGGCTTCTCGTCGCTGATGTGGCTGAAGCGTTTTCCGATCACGCAGATCAAGATCGAGAGTTCCTTCGTCCGCGGGATCGGCCATGACGCTCGCGACGAGGCGATCGTGCAGTCGGTGGTGAGCCTAGGCGACCGGCTCGGCCAGGAGATCGTTGCCGAGGGCGTGGAGCACCCTGGGCAGTTGCAGATCCTGCGCGCGCTGGGCGTGCGCAAGATCCAGGGCTATCTGTTCTCGGAGCCCTTCCCCGCCCGGGAACTGAGCGCCGCACGCCTGCGCGAGTGCCTGGGCCCGCTCGATCCCGCCGTCGCCGCCATTCCGGCGCAAGGCTGA
- a CDS encoding FAD-dependent oxidoreductase, translating into MSASPRIVIVGGGFAGVSAARTLLKSRRGIDLTVFARENHMVFQPLLAEVAGSSLNPRAVAAPLRLLLRGASVRTEEVLDVDLGTHELIHEGHDGQPRRMAFDHLVIACGNQVNLNLLPGMAAHALPLKTVGDAIALRAQVMQQLEKADAAEDPAQRARYLTYIVVGGGFSGVEVAGEINDLLRGTLRYYPRLKLADVRVTLVHGRDEILPEVSPPLRAFARERMQRAGVVVRTGKAVAEVSAAGVRLADGECIDGATVVCTVGTAPQTLVERLGVDKERGRLKTLASMQLPASPRLWAIGDCAAVPNARDGKLCPGTAQFAWRQGPQLARNLLRVLDGAPPQAFDFKAVGYAAGIGGHSGVAEFFGWRFSGFAAWWLWRSGFLVALPSLLQKLKVGFDWAWEILAPRDISHFKPALSDRVSRRHLAPGEVLLRRGQRPKASFAVEEGCVELASRRGADWMIETEFGPGSLLGEGTLADTEGDEAVLRARGAAEVLTVDDAALAQMSRVLQPLQALIQRAVSRPRRSIWRHHGTAMAALASRRAGQLASTQMVVQAEASPLGEAYLRLIDSRQPCVLGTSGGKLSGLASRSDLLAALARGCDRHSPLSEALNRRCLHLAADSPADQAAELMAEHGLKALPLVDADGAPCGLILADDIVKWALMQAR; encoded by the coding sequence ATGAGCGCGAGCCCGCGGATCGTCATCGTCGGCGGCGGATTCGCCGGAGTGTCCGCGGCACGCACTTTGCTCAAGTCGCGTCGCGGGATAGACCTCACGGTGTTCGCTCGCGAAAACCACATGGTGTTCCAGCCGCTGCTCGCCGAAGTCGCCGGTTCCTCGCTGAACCCGCGCGCGGTCGCGGCGCCCCTGCGCCTGCTGCTGCGCGGCGCATCGGTGCGCACCGAGGAAGTGCTCGATGTGGACCTTGGCACCCACGAACTGATCCATGAAGGCCACGACGGGCAGCCGCGGCGGATGGCCTTCGACCACCTGGTAATCGCCTGCGGCAACCAGGTCAATCTCAACCTGCTGCCCGGCATGGCCGCGCATGCGCTGCCGCTGAAGACTGTGGGCGACGCGATCGCGCTGCGGGCGCAGGTGATGCAGCAACTGGAAAAGGCCGACGCGGCGGAGGATCCGGCGCAGCGCGCGCGCTACCTCACCTACATCGTCGTCGGCGGCGGATTCTCGGGGGTGGAAGTCGCCGGCGAGATCAACGACCTGTTGCGCGGCACACTGCGCTACTACCCGCGGCTCAAGCTGGCGGATGTGCGCGTGACCCTGGTGCACGGGCGCGACGAGATCCTCCCCGAGGTTTCGCCGCCGCTGCGGGCCTTCGCGCGCGAGCGCATGCAGCGCGCCGGCGTGGTGGTGCGCACGGGCAAGGCAGTCGCGGAAGTCAGCGCCGCCGGTGTGCGCCTGGCCGACGGCGAATGCATCGACGGGGCGACGGTGGTGTGCACCGTCGGCACCGCGCCGCAGACGCTGGTGGAGCGGCTGGGGGTGGACAAGGAACGCGGCCGATTGAAGACCCTGGCGAGCATGCAGCTCCCGGCCAGCCCGCGCCTGTGGGCGATCGGCGACTGCGCGGCGGTACCCAATGCCCGCGACGGGAAACTCTGCCCCGGCACCGCGCAGTTCGCCTGGCGCCAGGGTCCGCAGCTCGCGCGCAACCTGTTGCGGGTGCTCGATGGCGCGCCGCCGCAAGCCTTCGATTTCAAGGCGGTGGGCTATGCCGCCGGCATCGGCGGGCATAGCGGCGTCGCCGAGTTCTTCGGCTGGCGCTTCTCCGGATTCGCAGCCTGGTGGCTCTGGCGCAGTGGCTTCCTGGTCGCCCTGCCCTCGCTGCTCCAGAAGCTGAAGGTCGGCTTCGACTGGGCCTGGGAGATCCTCGCACCGCGCGACATCAGCCACTTCAAGCCGGCGCTGTCCGATCGCGTCAGCCGCCGCCACCTCGCGCCCGGCGAGGTGCTGCTGCGCCGCGGCCAGCGCCCGAAGGCCAGCTTTGCGGTGGAGGAAGGCTGCGTTGAACTGGCCTCCCGGCGCGGCGCGGACTGGATGATCGAGACCGAATTCGGCCCCGGCAGCCTGCTGGGCGAGGGCACGCTCGCGGACACCGAGGGCGACGAGGCGGTCCTGCGCGCGCGCGGGGCCGCCGAGGTGCTGACGGTGGACGACGCCGCGCTGGCGCAGATGTCGCGCGTGCTGCAACCACTGCAGGCGCTGATCCAGCGCGCGGTGAGCCGCCCGCGACGCAGCATCTGGCGCCACCACGGCACCGCGATGGCGGCGCTTGCGAGCCGCCGCGCCGGACAACTGGCGAGCACGCAGATGGTGGTGCAGGCTGAGGCCAGCCCGCTCGGCGAGGCTTACCTGCGGCTGATCGACAGCCGCCAGCCCTGCGTGCTCGGCACCTCCGGCGGAAAACTGAGCGGGCTGGCCTCGCGCTCGGACCTGCTGGCCGCGCTCGCGCGCGGCTGCGACCGCCACAGCCCGCTCAGCGAGGCCCTCAACCGGCGCTGCCTGCACCTGGCGGCAGACAGCCCTGCCGACCAGGCCGCCGAGTTGATGGCCGAGCACGGCCTGAAGGCGCTGCCGCTGGTCGATGCGGACGGCGCACCCTGCGGCCTGATCCTGGCCGACGACATCGTCAAGTGGGCACTGATGCAAGCGCGGTAA
- a CDS encoding beta-lactamase family protein: MPGARVLMTLPALCLALAQALAAQEAPAEAPTAEAPPAEAPMVEAPLPVAPASPAATANAAPPPLTTMPPSAGGIAAIDEPASPAATVMPPDERALLQARVDAIVHSLQREHDLAALTVSVVRDDTLWLAQGYGLADVASARPVVAETTLFRIGSVSKTFIWTAVMMLAERGQIDLDADVNRYLKTVRIADAFGVPVTMRQLMHHRAGFEDSLRLFTVRDDDPRTLAELLAEQQPARVYAPGLRTSYSNWGSALAAQIVADISGKPYGEFLQGEILDPLGMRATTFVAPSRLDEATRALLATGYKEDQGALGLQDFMQIGAYWPAGGIASTATDMARWMRFHLNGGELDGVRLMTADTHARMWTRAYDDRPEAPDLAHGFQDRRYQGLRLLGHGGATSAFYSNLVLVPELKLGIFVSQSSRQSRLLMNQLPEMIVDEIRGTGFQPALAAGSAEPGALSDLAGTYLQNRRVFSSFATLFGLDATATVAPVSADALVLTQDDQATQYRRVGKERDVFESAAGARIAFVREGNAVVALADSSGVHTLEKVGLLGNPQTALGALGAAVFLSLTTLLGFWWRLGRGPGYGQGPAAGFAASASLLASLTVVGFVAVVIRMLSDLSVLDSAVLTSGYPLPSMLHTHYAGWAVAGAAALLWLAWIPAWKADGWGLWRRLHYSAYALTLGLAAFLLWQWRLYGAPVY, from the coding sequence ATGCCTGGCGCGCGTGTCCTGATGACTTTGCCTGCACTCTGCCTGGCCCTCGCGCAGGCACTCGCGGCGCAGGAGGCACCCGCGGAAGCACCGACTGCGGAAGCGCCGCCTGCAGAAGCGCCGATGGTGGAGGCGCCGCTGCCCGTTGCGCCGGCCAGCCCTGCGGCCACGGCGAACGCCGCGCCGCCACCGTTGACCACCATGCCGCCGTCGGCAGGCGGGATTGCAGCCATCGACGAGCCTGCATCGCCGGCCGCCACGGTGATGCCACCGGACGAGCGCGCGCTGCTGCAGGCGCGGGTCGATGCCATCGTGCACAGCCTGCAGCGCGAGCACGACCTGGCGGCGCTGACGGTGTCGGTGGTGCGCGACGACACCCTCTGGCTGGCGCAGGGTTATGGCCTCGCGGATGTAGCCAGCGCGCGGCCGGTGGTGGCCGAAACCACCCTGTTCCGCATCGGTTCGGTGTCCAAGACCTTCATCTGGACTGCGGTGATGATGCTGGCCGAACGCGGCCAGATCGATCTGGACGCGGACGTCAACCGCTACCTCAAGACGGTGCGGATCGCCGATGCCTTCGGGGTCCCGGTGACCATGCGCCAGCTGATGCACCATCGAGCCGGATTCGAGGACAGCCTGCGCCTGTTCACCGTGCGCGACGACGACCCGCGCACGCTGGCCGAACTGCTGGCCGAACAGCAGCCGGCGCGGGTCTACGCGCCGGGGCTGCGCACTTCCTATTCGAACTGGGGCTCGGCGCTGGCGGCGCAGATCGTTGCCGACATCAGCGGCAAGCCTTACGGCGAGTTCCTGCAGGGCGAGATCCTGGATCCGCTGGGCATGCGCGCCACCACCTTCGTGGCGCCGTCCAGGCTGGACGAAGCCACGCGCGCGCTGCTGGCCACCGGATACAAGGAGGACCAGGGCGCGCTGGGCCTGCAGGATTTCATGCAGATCGGCGCCTACTGGCCGGCCGGCGGCATCGCGTCCACCGCCACCGACATGGCGCGCTGGATGCGCTTCCACCTCAACGGCGGCGAACTCGACGGCGTGCGCCTGATGACGGCGGACACGCACGCGCGGATGTGGACGCGCGCCTACGACGACCGCCCCGAGGCGCCGGACCTGGCGCATGGCTTCCAGGATCGCCGGTACCAGGGTCTGCGCCTGCTCGGCCACGGCGGCGCCACCAGCGCCTTCTACAGCAACCTGGTGCTGGTGCCGGAGCTCAAGCTCGGCATCTTCGTGTCGCAGAGCAGCCGCCAGTCACGGCTGCTGATGAATCAGTTGCCGGAGATGATCGTCGATGAAATCCGCGGCACCGGCTTCCAGCCGGCGCTGGCGGCGGGCTCGGCCGAGCCGGGGGCGCTGTCCGACCTTGCCGGCACCTACCTGCAGAACCGCCGCGTGTTCAGCAGCTTTGCCACCCTGTTCGGGCTGGATGCGACGGCCACGGTGGCGCCGGTCAGCGCCGACGCGCTGGTGCTGACGCAGGACGACCAGGCCACCCAGTACCGCCGGGTCGGCAAGGAGCGCGATGTGTTCGAGTCCGCCGCGGGAGCGCGCATTGCCTTCGTCCGCGAGGGCAACGCGGTGGTCGCGCTGGCCGACAGTTCCGGCGTGCACACGCTGGAGAAGGTCGGACTGCTGGGCAACCCGCAGACCGCGCTGGGCGCGCTCGGCGCGGCCGTGTTCCTGTCGCTCACCACCCTCCTCGGGTTCTGGTGGCGCCTGGGTCGCGGTCCGGGCTACGGCCAGGGGCCCGCCGCCGGCTTCGCCGCCAGCGCCAGCCTGCTGGCATCGCTCACGGTTGTGGGTTTTGTCGCCGTCGTCATCAGGATGCTGTCGGACTTGTCCGTCCTGGATTCCGCGGTGCTCACCAGCGGCTACCCGCTGCCATCCATGCTGCACACGCACTATGCCGGTTGGGCAGTGGCGGGCGCCGCCGCGCTCCTGTGGCTGGCATGGATACCCGCCTGGAAAGCGGACGGCTGGGGCTTGTGGCGCAGGCTGCACTACAGCGCCTACGCCCTGACCCTGGGACTGGCGGCCTTTCTGCTTTGGCAATGGCGACTCTACGGCGCGCCGGTCTACTGA
- a CDS encoding alpha/beta hydrolase, translating to MGLISNEEVRIEVAGAVLAGTLLVPAGAGPHPCLLLVTGSGANDRDETVCGHTPFRTIAEYFATRGYAVLRWDDRGVAGSTGDARAQDFDGYVADIVATHRWLEGHPAVDPRRIIPFGHSEGGLTAAAAGARVGAWAVVMLAGPSVPIEGMLHGQARAISEASGATAAQIDHEHRMNVQVFALAQSERAQEAVQPEIEEVIRSHLRTWPDLPEPDPGAVDDNARLMASVVAAPAYRSLLRKDPAAIIGACSGPLLGVYGGKDTQVLGADNADAFRAITAGHGCATVMLFPAHNHLFQLAGTGAIFEYESLPPGPDAAVLRAIADWLAGVESSADTPGQDSPGAPDADAPCL from the coding sequence ATGGGCTTGATTTCCAATGAAGAAGTTCGCATCGAGGTGGCGGGAGCGGTCCTGGCGGGCACGCTGCTCGTGCCCGCAGGCGCGGGGCCGCACCCGTGCTTGCTGCTGGTGACCGGCTCCGGAGCGAACGACCGGGATGAGACGGTTTGCGGTCACACGCCGTTCCGGACGATTGCCGAGTACTTCGCCACGCGCGGATACGCTGTGCTGCGGTGGGACGACCGGGGTGTCGCTGGGTCGACCGGGGATGCGCGGGCGCAGGACTTCGACGGGTACGTCGCGGACATCGTCGCGACTCACCGGTGGCTTGAGGGGCACCCTGCCGTCGATCCCCGCCGGATCATCCCGTTCGGGCACAGCGAGGGCGGCCTGACCGCCGCGGCGGCGGGTGCGCGCGTCGGGGCTTGGGCAGTCGTCATGCTGGCCGGACCGTCGGTGCCGATCGAGGGCATGTTGCACGGACAGGCGAGGGCGATCTCGGAGGCGAGCGGCGCAACCGCAGCGCAGATCGATCACGAGCACCGGATGAACGTCCAGGTGTTCGCCCTGGCCCAATCGGAACGCGCGCAGGAGGCGGTGCAGCCCGAGATCGAGGAGGTGATCCGGAGCCACTTGCGCACCTGGCCGGACTTGCCCGAGCCGGATCCGGGGGCGGTCGATGACAATGCGCGACTGATGGCGAGTGTGGTCGCGGCGCCTGCCTACCGATCGCTCCTGCGGAAGGATCCGGCCGCCATCATCGGCGCCTGTTCCGGGCCTTTGCTCGGTGTCTACGGTGGCAAGGACACCCAGGTCCTTGGGGCGGACAATGCCGACGCCTTTCGCGCGATCACCGCTGGCCACGGGTGCGCCACCGTGATGCTCTTCCCGGCGCACAACCACCTGTTCCAACTGGCCGGGACGGGGGCCATCTTCGAGTACGAGTCCTTGCCGCCAGGTCCGGACGCGGCTGTGCTGCGTGCGATCGCGGACTGGTTGGCAGGGGTGGAGTCGTCCGCAGACACGCCAGGCCAGGATTCACCGGGGGCGCCGGACGCTGATGCGCCGTGCCTGTGA
- a CDS encoding DUF4240 domain-containing protein has product MNRAQFWSLIDRTRDEAGGDPEAHIEVLTAELSRLTDEDAIEFDFIFSEYHARAYDWRLWAAAYIIGGGCSDDGFADFRGWLISKGEQTFEAVLADPDTLAEIVSEADGDCQVEGFQYIGFTAWEAITGEDADDFPGRAVSQPREPSGERWDEDDLDQLLPRLAARFS; this is encoded by the coding sequence TTGAATCGAGCGCAATTCTGGTCCCTGATCGACCGCACGCGGGACGAAGCCGGCGGTGACCCGGAAGCCCATATCGAAGTGCTCACCGCCGAGTTGTCGCGCTTGACGGATGAGGACGCCATCGAGTTCGACTTCATCTTCTCCGAGTATCACGCCCGCGCCTACGATTGGAGGCTGTGGGCGGCCGCCTACATCATCGGCGGTGGCTGCTCGGATGACGGCTTCGCGGATTTCCGCGGGTGGCTGATCTCCAAGGGCGAACAGACCTTCGAGGCGGTGCTCGCCGACCCGGACACGCTGGCCGAGATCGTCAGCGAAGCCGATGGCGATTGTCAGGTGGAAGGCTTCCAGTACATCGGTTTCACCGCCTGGGAAGCCATCACCGGCGAGGATGCCGACGACTTTCCCGGACGCGCGGTCAGTCAGCCCAGGGAGCCCAGCGGCGAGCGCTGGGACGAGGACGATCTGGACCAGCTGCTGCCGCGGCTCGCGGCCCGGTTCTCCTGA